A window from Culex pipiens pallens isolate TS chromosome 3, TS_CPP_V2, whole genome shotgun sequence encodes these proteins:
- the LOC120422855 gene encoding uncharacterized protein LOC120422855 has product MGPKKAAERQPVERVHPSMEPVVRDGKIREQIELESKVRQEYQKKWGFINQPKMTEYFDLKKNNQRLKELHQQRSEKINMHEYDGHGESFFVSRQMFKTLLDTCRCGRKKVTNSHALKCLQKSKSTYEKTDDEEEDEEGEAKKVETVDTASDKSTNYIPKVPPVSSGMYGWPQNRFVEMEKTTYYISPRYTMPGHPIVDSQPYSAIILG; this is encoded by the exons ATGGGACCGAAGAAAGCGGCGGAACGTCAACCGGTGGAGCGGGTCCATCCGAGCATGGAGCCCGTCGTTCGGGATggaaaaat TCGCGAACAGATCGAGTTGGAGAGCAAGGTGCGCCAAGAGTATCAGAAGAAGTGGGGCTTTATCAACCAGCCTAAGATGACCGAATATTTCGATTTGAAGAAGAACAACCAACGGCTGAAGGAACTGCATCAGCAGCGCAGCGAGAAGATCAACATGCACGAATACGACGGCCATGGAGAGTCGTTTTTCGTATCGCGCCAGATGTTTAAAACTCTTTTGGATACGTGCCGGTGTGGCCGGAAGAAGGTGACCAACTCGCACGCGCTAAAGTGTCTGCAGAAGTCGAAAAGTACGTACGAAAAGACGGACGACGAGGAGGAAGACGAGGAAGGGGAAGCTAAGAAGGTTGAGACTGTAGACACGGCCAGCGATAAGAGCACCAATTACATCCCGAAGGTTCCTCCGGTGAGTTCGG GAATGTACGGTTGGCCCCAGAATCGCTTCGTCGAAATGGAGAAAACGACGTACTACATTTCGCCGCGGTACACCATGCCCGGACATCCGATCGTCGATTCCCAACCGTACAGCGCCATCATTCTGGGTTAG
- the LOC120422851 gene encoding putative uncharacterized protein DDB_G0277255 isoform X2 — MFSRLCKNSIFPSGSGGGGNSSSSSSGASGASTAASSTAAGSSPSEPVSSSAAAAATTTTTASSSSSRRHLNLPLLPVLPPRSATQIRPEPPPPYWAHYQHRVVPAAVVHPPIPLARSSSTSSSSSSSAGVNASSNAHRLRGPAAVYGGGVGAEGYQRAVTLERGRATHRYNIAHQQQQHQQRQRIKEYLLSQDAFCPDLVRNCKITADPQSGRNSPEPVPSTSQQPQNNNQPRTPDQDQDVYVEIEELNQSVAAVQLATPEKPQPPTSTPSSTTVVCGDMGQNLSIRRPKISLTWVLREQQQQQQSQQQQLHQNQSANDRRPPQINGNYLQPSSQSRRASPVKTTAVAPVPPPPAPSSGSSNGAAVPARKKSRTRSKERLFSEKYVSDNNLTEYGYNEKLKAVHGGPNGGASAPASTEHHGSNGHHHHNGVYRKSNRSYRKNSDRLKKKERTLVYPSLVQSETVDILLNNNNSIIINLNQEEQQQLLKEKSLKNTYSEPSLYTTVSEPSSSKNRHRHRRRRERYHRSASQRFGYEIQNVDEFLSKCSLSSPGNIPVVLAAAATLYQTRPGSYQIEIPLPLGMVVNAVFKNQNWLYVQTPHAEEGYVAYETCLPLGILPPNQRSSSTSKPTPCWESNKDVFPRPSGNLTDSEKEIQQLRGGSNTATGAGTRSEGRRTPRLKRNGTSSRSVASVACSSEKNLDSLYLRVANQPKSADSQSQFAQLKLTPKVLNGKSAAAAATAKLDKVLNMDQLDKLPSNGDYIQLHKPMQHNPQHQQQNPFHHHHHHKILVKSGSGGSGHSASSVLNGGHYHKTVNNVSYSNSNTAAAAKTTTNGSANLRTSATTAVRQTLLAITDSYSSEAVSVQKGDVVTLLACKEYQEKGLKNYKQWFFVRTRDGHEGYIPAEAAGHGFL; from the exons CATCCTCAACGGCAGCCGGATCGTCGCCTTCCGAGCCCGTGTCCTCATCGGCAGCAGCTGCTGCCACCACGACAACAACTGCATCTTCATCGTCATCCCGGCGTCATTTGAACCTCCCACTGCTGCCCGTGTTGCCACCGCGATCGGCCACCCAGATAAGGCCAGAACCTCCCCCGCCGTACTGGGCCCACTATCAGCATCGAGTCGTTCCGGCGGCGGTGGTCCACCCCCCGATTCCGTTAGCCCGATCGTCTAGCACAAGCAGCAGTAGCAGTTCGTCCGCGGGGGTCAACGCGTCAAGCAATGCACACCGGTTGCGTGGCCCGGCGGCAGTTTACGGAGGAGGCGTCGGCGCAGAAGGTTATCAACGTGCAGTAACGTTGGAACGGGGCAGAGCCACGCATCGGTACAATATTgcacaccagcagcagcagcaccagcagcgtCAGCGGATCAAAGAGTACTTGTTGA GCCAAGATGCATTTTGTCCGGATTTGGTACGTAATTGCAAGATTACCGCAGACCCGCAATCCGGCCGAAACTCCCCCGAGCCTGTGCCGAGCACCAGCCAGCAGCCTCAGAACAACAACCAACCACGCACTCCCGACCAGGACCAGGACGTCTACGTAGAGATCGAAGAACTGAACCAAAGTGTAGCCGCAGTCCAGCTTGCGACCCCAGAAAAGCCACAACCACCGACCTCAACCCCCAGCTCGACCACCGTCGTCTGCGGTGATATGGGTCAAAACCTGAGCATCCGAAGGCCGAAGATATCACTCACGTGGGTCCTCCgtgaacagcagcagcaacaacagtctcaacagcagcaactTCATCAAAACCAGTCTGCCAACGACCGGCGACCACCGCAAATCAACGGGAATTATCTGCAACCGAGTTCCCAATCACGGCGCGCATCTCCGGTAAAGACAACAGCCGTTGCACCTGTACCACCACCACCTGCACCGTcatccggatcgtccaacggcGCAGCAGTCCCAGCCCGGAAGAAATCCCGCACACGCAGCAAGGAGCGACTGTTCAGCGAAAAGTACGTCAGCGATAACAATCTGACCGAGTACGGCTACAATGAGAAGCTCAAGGCAGTTCACGGTGGCCCGAACGGAGGAGCCTCGGCACCGGCCTCGACCGAGCATCACGGTAGCAACGGCCACCACCATCATAATGGTGTTTATCGTAAAAGCAATCGCAGCTATCGAAAGAACAGCGATCGCCTCAAGAAAAAGGAACGCACCCTGGTATATCCAAGTCTCGTCCAAAGCGAAACCGTCGACAttctgctcaacaacaacaacagtattATCATCAACCTGAATCAGGAAGAACAGCAGCAACTGCTCAAGGAAAAGTCCCTGAAAAACACCTACTCAGAACCATCCCTCTACACGACCGTGTCGGAGCCGTCCTCGTCGAAGAACCGCCACCGGCATCGACGCCGCCGCGAACGGTACCACCGGTCCGCCTCCCAGCGGTTCGGGTACGAAATCCAGAACGTCGACGAATTCCTCTCCAAGTGTTCCCTGTCCTCGCCCGGGAACATTCCGGTGGTGCTCGCGGCGGCCGCTACCCTCTACCAAACCCGGCCCGGTAGCTACCAGATCGAGATCCCGCTGCCGCTGGGGATGGTCGTCAACGCCGTGTTCAAGAACCAAAACTGGCTGTACGTACAAACGCCCCACGCCGAGGAAGGCTACGTCGCGTACGAGACGTGTCTGCCGCTGGGCATTCTGCCACCAAACCAAAG ATCAAGCTCAACCTCCAAGCCAACGCCGTGCTGGGAGTCAAACAAGGACGTGTTCCCACGACCCAGTGGTAACCTCACCGACAGCGAGAAGGAAATCCAACAGCTACGCGGCGGCAGCAACACTGCCACCGGAGCCGGTACCCGTTCCGAGGGTCGTCGCACTCCCCGCCTCAAACGTAACGGAACCAGCAGTCGCAGCGTGGCCTCGGTAGCGTGCAGCAGCGAGAAAAACCTGGACTCGCTGTACCTTCGCGTAGCGAACCAACCCAAATCCGCCGATTCCCAGTCACAATTTGCTCAACTCAAGCTCACGCCCAAGGTGCTCAACGGCAAGTCCGCGGCCGCAGCTGCCACGGCCAAACTGGACAAGGTGCTAAACATGGACCAGTTGGACAAACTGCCCTCCAACGGGGACTACATTCAGCTGCACAAACCGATGCAACATAATCCACAACACCAGCAGCAGAATCCGTTCCACCATCATCACCACCACAAGATTCTGGTGAAGAGCGGAAGCGGCGGAAGTGGCCACTCGGCCAGCAGTGTCCTCAACGGGGGACACTACCATAAGACTGTCAACAACGTTAGCTATAGTAACTCCaacaccgccgccgccgccaagaCGACCACGAACGGAAGTGCAAACCTGCGAACCTCGGCCACGACGGCCGTCCGGCAGACTCTGCTGGCCATCACCGACAGCTACAGTTCGGAGGCGGTCAGCGTGCAAAAGGGCGACGTGGTCACACTGCTCGCCTGCAAAGAGTACCAGGAAAAGGGACTGAAAAACTACAAACAGTGGTTCTTTGTGCGCACCCGAGACGGTCACGAAGGTTACATTCCGGCGGAGGCGGCCGGGCATGGGTTTTTGtaa
- the LOC120422851 gene encoding uncharacterized protein LOC120422851 isoform X1: MASQAALLSVQYVLLPLLVIAAQTLSKTLAGRFSLGVASAKAIFVPIPSSTAAGSSPSEPVSSSAAAAATTTTTASSSSSRRHLNLPLLPVLPPRSATQIRPEPPPPYWAHYQHRVVPAAVVHPPIPLARSSSTSSSSSSSAGVNASSNAHRLRGPAAVYGGGVGAEGYQRAVTLERGRATHRYNIAHQQQQHQQRQRIKEYLLSQDAFCPDLVRNCKITADPQSGRNSPEPVPSTSQQPQNNNQPRTPDQDQDVYVEIEELNQSVAAVQLATPEKPQPPTSTPSSTTVVCGDMGQNLSIRRPKISLTWVLREQQQQQQSQQQQLHQNQSANDRRPPQINGNYLQPSSQSRRASPVKTTAVAPVPPPPAPSSGSSNGAAVPARKKSRTRSKERLFSEKYVSDNNLTEYGYNEKLKAVHGGPNGGASAPASTEHHGSNGHHHHNGVYRKSNRSYRKNSDRLKKKERTLVYPSLVQSETVDILLNNNNSIIINLNQEEQQQLLKEKSLKNTYSEPSLYTTVSEPSSSKNRHRHRRRRERYHRSASQRFGYEIQNVDEFLSKCSLSSPGNIPVVLAAAATLYQTRPGSYQIEIPLPLGMVVNAVFKNQNWLYVQTPHAEEGYVAYETCLPLGILPPNQRSSSTSKPTPCWESNKDVFPRPSGNLTDSEKEIQQLRGGSNTATGAGTRSEGRRTPRLKRNGTSSRSVASVACSSEKNLDSLYLRVANQPKSADSQSQFAQLKLTPKVLNGKSAAAAATAKLDKVLNMDQLDKLPSNGDYIQLHKPMQHNPQHQQQNPFHHHHHHKILVKSGSGGSGHSASSVLNGGHYHKTVNNVSYSNSNTAAAAKTTTNGSANLRTSATTAVRQTLLAITDSYSSEAVSVQKGDVVTLLACKEYQEKGLKNYKQWFFVRTRDGHEGYIPAEAAGHGFL, from the exons ATGGCCAGTCAGGCTGCACTTTTGTCCGTACAGTACGTTCTTCTTCCGTTGCTCGTCATCGCCGCCCAGACTCTGTCTAAGACACTGGCTGGGAGGTTTAGTCTCGGCGTAGCGAGTGCAAAAGCAATTTTCGTCCCCATCC CATCCTCAACGGCAGCCGGATCGTCGCCTTCCGAGCCCGTGTCCTCATCGGCAGCAGCTGCTGCCACCACGACAACAACTGCATCTTCATCGTCATCCCGGCGTCATTTGAACCTCCCACTGCTGCCCGTGTTGCCACCGCGATCGGCCACCCAGATAAGGCCAGAACCTCCCCCGCCGTACTGGGCCCACTATCAGCATCGAGTCGTTCCGGCGGCGGTGGTCCACCCCCCGATTCCGTTAGCCCGATCGTCTAGCACAAGCAGCAGTAGCAGTTCGTCCGCGGGGGTCAACGCGTCAAGCAATGCACACCGGTTGCGTGGCCCGGCGGCAGTTTACGGAGGAGGCGTCGGCGCAGAAGGTTATCAACGTGCAGTAACGTTGGAACGGGGCAGAGCCACGCATCGGTACAATATTgcacaccagcagcagcagcaccagcagcgtCAGCGGATCAAAGAGTACTTGTTGA GCCAAGATGCATTTTGTCCGGATTTGGTACGTAATTGCAAGATTACCGCAGACCCGCAATCCGGCCGAAACTCCCCCGAGCCTGTGCCGAGCACCAGCCAGCAGCCTCAGAACAACAACCAACCACGCACTCCCGACCAGGACCAGGACGTCTACGTAGAGATCGAAGAACTGAACCAAAGTGTAGCCGCAGTCCAGCTTGCGACCCCAGAAAAGCCACAACCACCGACCTCAACCCCCAGCTCGACCACCGTCGTCTGCGGTGATATGGGTCAAAACCTGAGCATCCGAAGGCCGAAGATATCACTCACGTGGGTCCTCCgtgaacagcagcagcaacaacagtctcaacagcagcaactTCATCAAAACCAGTCTGCCAACGACCGGCGACCACCGCAAATCAACGGGAATTATCTGCAACCGAGTTCCCAATCACGGCGCGCATCTCCGGTAAAGACAACAGCCGTTGCACCTGTACCACCACCACCTGCACCGTcatccggatcgtccaacggcGCAGCAGTCCCAGCCCGGAAGAAATCCCGCACACGCAGCAAGGAGCGACTGTTCAGCGAAAAGTACGTCAGCGATAACAATCTGACCGAGTACGGCTACAATGAGAAGCTCAAGGCAGTTCACGGTGGCCCGAACGGAGGAGCCTCGGCACCGGCCTCGACCGAGCATCACGGTAGCAACGGCCACCACCATCATAATGGTGTTTATCGTAAAAGCAATCGCAGCTATCGAAAGAACAGCGATCGCCTCAAGAAAAAGGAACGCACCCTGGTATATCCAAGTCTCGTCCAAAGCGAAACCGTCGACAttctgctcaacaacaacaacagtattATCATCAACCTGAATCAGGAAGAACAGCAGCAACTGCTCAAGGAAAAGTCCCTGAAAAACACCTACTCAGAACCATCCCTCTACACGACCGTGTCGGAGCCGTCCTCGTCGAAGAACCGCCACCGGCATCGACGCCGCCGCGAACGGTACCACCGGTCCGCCTCCCAGCGGTTCGGGTACGAAATCCAGAACGTCGACGAATTCCTCTCCAAGTGTTCCCTGTCCTCGCCCGGGAACATTCCGGTGGTGCTCGCGGCGGCCGCTACCCTCTACCAAACCCGGCCCGGTAGCTACCAGATCGAGATCCCGCTGCCGCTGGGGATGGTCGTCAACGCCGTGTTCAAGAACCAAAACTGGCTGTACGTACAAACGCCCCACGCCGAGGAAGGCTACGTCGCGTACGAGACGTGTCTGCCGCTGGGCATTCTGCCACCAAACCAAAG ATCAAGCTCAACCTCCAAGCCAACGCCGTGCTGGGAGTCAAACAAGGACGTGTTCCCACGACCCAGTGGTAACCTCACCGACAGCGAGAAGGAAATCCAACAGCTACGCGGCGGCAGCAACACTGCCACCGGAGCCGGTACCCGTTCCGAGGGTCGTCGCACTCCCCGCCTCAAACGTAACGGAACCAGCAGTCGCAGCGTGGCCTCGGTAGCGTGCAGCAGCGAGAAAAACCTGGACTCGCTGTACCTTCGCGTAGCGAACCAACCCAAATCCGCCGATTCCCAGTCACAATTTGCTCAACTCAAGCTCACGCCCAAGGTGCTCAACGGCAAGTCCGCGGCCGCAGCTGCCACGGCCAAACTGGACAAGGTGCTAAACATGGACCAGTTGGACAAACTGCCCTCCAACGGGGACTACATTCAGCTGCACAAACCGATGCAACATAATCCACAACACCAGCAGCAGAATCCGTTCCACCATCATCACCACCACAAGATTCTGGTGAAGAGCGGAAGCGGCGGAAGTGGCCACTCGGCCAGCAGTGTCCTCAACGGGGGACACTACCATAAGACTGTCAACAACGTTAGCTATAGTAACTCCaacaccgccgccgccgccaagaCGACCACGAACGGAAGTGCAAACCTGCGAACCTCGGCCACGACGGCCGTCCGGCAGACTCTGCTGGCCATCACCGACAGCTACAGTTCGGAGGCGGTCAGCGTGCAAAAGGGCGACGTGGTCACACTGCTCGCCTGCAAAGAGTACCAGGAAAAGGGACTGAAAAACTACAAACAGTGGTTCTTTGTGCGCACCCGAGACGGTCACGAAGGTTACATTCCGGCGGAGGCGGCCGGGCATGGGTTTTTGtaa